Proteins found in one Halarsenatibacter silvermanii genomic segment:
- a CDS encoding hydrogenase iron-sulfur subunit, with protein MSGSDNQYDVVYIGESLEEEELSSTSISPEILSSCRGEVGGFELGIKDNGEVNESLSAASIVINLPFQEELPVEAGQSLTDDPEDFLEEDSDEPLLIVQDYSELSPAAISSWGLKTALEAREKSPERDIYYFYKAMRFMDNNDELYEKARRQNVVFLKYDLGELEIGEKEICYQREDIDIELTGEMIIAPELKPAAHNDRLADILKIEQDEYGYLQKENVYLQPTLSGKRGVYVLGGARGPNALTYQEEEKSFTLAEIKRILQGVEEMDDEDREIDDQKCVVCYTCQRVCPHGAVQRDEELNSMTIMDLACQGCNLCISRCPAGAITRSGESENGEEQDGVQVIICENSAAIAREKADDDPLKAQEVEEVPCASTVKREQIFSRLKGGNGELLILGCISEACKHLTGHDRCEQVVNKAREDMEKLGLDTSRLEYRRLSPRMAEDLSAFLDNWKEESHR; from the coding sequence ATGTCAGGTTCCGACAATCAGTATGATGTTGTATATATTGGGGAGTCTCTGGAGGAGGAAGAACTCAGTTCCACCTCCATCTCTCCGGAGATTTTGAGCAGCTGCCGGGGAGAGGTAGGAGGCTTTGAGCTGGGAATTAAAGACAATGGTGAAGTTAATGAGAGCCTTTCTGCAGCCAGCATAGTCATAAATCTTCCTTTCCAGGAGGAGCTGCCCGTAGAAGCAGGTCAGTCTTTGACTGATGATCCGGAGGATTTTCTTGAGGAAGATTCCGACGAGCCTCTGCTTATAGTACAGGATTATTCGGAGCTGTCACCAGCGGCCATAAGCAGCTGGGGGTTAAAAACCGCGCTCGAGGCCAGAGAAAAATCCCCTGAAAGAGATATATATTATTTCTACAAGGCTATGAGATTTATGGACAATAATGATGAGCTTTATGAAAAAGCCCGCAGGCAGAATGTAGTTTTCCTCAAATATGATCTGGGAGAACTCGAAATCGGCGAAAAAGAAATTTGCTATCAACGAGAGGATATAGATATTGAGCTGACCGGTGAGATGATTATAGCTCCCGAGCTGAAACCGGCTGCTCACAATGACAGACTGGCCGATATATTAAAGATAGAACAGGATGAATATGGATATTTGCAGAAGGAAAATGTCTATCTCCAGCCCACTTTGAGCGGGAAGAGGGGCGTATATGTGCTCGGCGGCGCCCGCGGTCCCAATGCTCTGACCTATCAGGAGGAAGAAAAAAGCTTCACCCTTGCTGAGATAAAGCGAATATTGCAGGGTGTGGAGGAGATGGACGATGAGGATAGAGAGATAGATGATCAAAAGTGCGTTGTCTGCTACACCTGTCAGAGAGTCTGTCCCCACGGGGCAGTTCAGCGTGACGAAGAACTCAACTCCATGACTATAATGGACCTGGCCTGTCAGGGCTGCAATTTATGTATCAGCCGATGTCCTGCCGGTGCTATTACCCGCAGCGGGGAAAGCGAAAACGGAGAAGAGCAGGATGGTGTACAGGTGATAATTTGCGAGAATTCCGCCGCTATCGCCCGGGAGAAAGCTGATGATGACCCTCTAAAAGCCCAGGAAGTCGAGGAAGTTCCCTGTGCCAGCACGGTCAAAAGGGAGCAGATATTCAGCCGGCTGAAAGGCGGTAATGGCGAACTGCTTATACTCGGGTGCATATCCGAAGCCTGCAAGCACCTTACCGGACATGATAGATGTGAACAGGTGGTAAATAAGGCCAGAGAGGATATGGAAAAGCTGGGATTGGATACTTCTCGATTGGAGTACCGGCGTCTTTCACCCAGGATGGCCGAAGATCTCAGTGCTTTTTTGGATAACTGGAAGGAGGAATCCCACCGATGA
- a CDS encoding FAD-dependent oxidoreductase, translating to MSRIGVIGGGIAGCTVASELADAGEDVVLLEKEDELGGNIKNYGCKATDSCTKCNLCLVDSIFNSVRESDRIEVRENTAVLDCLEKEGFGLVVEDDDGEYTLDDISEIVLATGHKRWSELETGTPEIFEDERILWASDFEDMLEGRKDQLCEESLEMNLGFSPDSAVFLQCNGSRSIQEKARYCSKVCCGYNYRIAQVLRHNFPEMDLSMFFIDMQEAGFLVNLSFEKLSELDIDYYNCKPLRLESSSDSLQLNYEDQKEGKMEKLDTDLLVLSEGIHRGTEHEHWSKIFNLQQTEDGFLRPIWPGEETGVYLAGTVTGPGDSATTIAKSRETAYRLLDNKLVEKAN from the coding sequence ATGTCAAGAATTGGTGTAATCGGTGGAGGTATTGCAGGGTGTACTGTAGCTTCCGAGCTGGCTGATGCCGGGGAAGATGTGGTGCTGCTGGAGAAGGAAGATGAACTGGGTGGTAATATAAAAAATTATGGTTGTAAAGCCACCGACAGCTGCACCAAATGCAATCTCTGCCTTGTTGACAGTATCTTCAATTCTGTGCGAGAAAGCGACAGAATTGAAGTAAGAGAAAACACAGCTGTGCTGGACTGTCTGGAAAAAGAAGGTTTTGGTCTGGTTGTCGAGGATGATGATGGAGAATATACTCTCGATGATATCTCCGAAATCGTGCTGGCTACCGGTCACAAGCGGTGGTCAGAGCTGGAAACTGGCACCCCGGAAATATTCGAAGATGAGAGGATCCTCTGGGCCAGTGATTTTGAGGATATGCTCGAAGGGAGAAAAGATCAGCTCTGTGAGGAATCACTGGAGATGAATCTGGGATTTAGCCCTGATTCGGCTGTTTTTCTTCAGTGTAACGGCTCCCGCAGCATTCAGGAAAAGGCTCGTTACTGTTCTAAAGTTTGCTGCGGCTATAATTATCGCATCGCTCAGGTACTCAGGCACAACTTTCCTGAAATGGATCTCAGCATGTTCTTTATCGATATGCAGGAAGCCGGCTTCCTCGTAAATCTTTCCTTTGAGAAGCTCTCCGAGCTCGATATCGATTATTATAACTGCAAGCCTCTGCGCCTGGAGAGCAGCTCTGACTCCTTACAACTCAATTACGAAGACCAAAAAGAGGGAAAGATGGAAAAATTGGATACAGATTTGCTTGTGCTCTCTGAAGGAATTCACCGCGGCACAGAACACGAGCACTGGTCAAAGATTTTCAATCTGCAGCAGACAGAGGATGGATTTCTGCGGCCGATCTGGCCCGGAGAGGAGACAGGAGTGTATCTGGCCGGGACTGTAACCGGCCCGGGAGACAGCGCCACCACCATTGCAAAAAGCCGGGAGACGGCCTATCGCCTGCTTGATAATAAACTGGTGGAAAAGGCTAACTGA
- a CDS encoding DUF1638 domain-containing protein has translation MDKVIACSTMRPEIEALDPDHDLNFMGYGLHRVPDKLREKLQNEIDQSEEEGYDKIRLIYGLCSHGISGLSSSESPIIAPRVHDCISLLLGSAGKYQEEFKDNPGTIYLSRGWIDFGGDPLSVFEEYVDRVGEEMARETVTREYKNYTRLVFVNTWIDDLAEYRKYAREAAEFLDLDYQEIEGSSDLMHRLLFEEEGKGVAVFPPGRSILRHNLV, from the coding sequence TTGGATAAAGTTATCGCCTGTTCGACTATGCGACCTGAAATAGAGGCACTCGATCCTGATCATGACCTTAATTTTATGGGATATGGTTTACACAGGGTGCCAGATAAACTGCGGGAAAAGCTGCAAAATGAGATCGATCAGAGCGAAGAAGAGGGCTACGATAAAATTCGTTTGATTTATGGATTGTGTTCGCACGGAATTTCGGGGCTCAGTTCCAGTGAATCGCCGATTATTGCCCCGCGTGTTCACGACTGTATCAGCCTGCTTCTGGGATCAGCTGGCAAATACCAGGAGGAATTCAAAGACAATCCTGGCACAATCTATCTTTCCCGGGGCTGGATAGATTTTGGAGGCGATCCTCTCAGCGTTTTCGAAGAATATGTTGATCGAGTGGGCGAAGAGATGGCCCGGGAGACGGTGACGAGGGAATATAAGAATTATACGAGGCTCGTATTTGTGAATACCTGGATAGATGATCTGGCTGAATATCGCAAATATGCCCGCGAGGCGGCGGAATTTCTGGATCTTGATTATCAGGAGATTGAGGGCTCTTCTGACCTCATGCATAGGCTTCTATTTGAGGAAGAAGGAAAGGGAGTGGCTGTTTTTCCTCCCGGACGCTCGATACTGCGCCATAACCTGGTTTAG